The Mesobacillus jeotgali genome window below encodes:
- a CDS encoding 3-methyl-2-oxobutanoate dehydrogenase subunit VorB: MGKVLMKGNEVIAEAAVHAGCKYFFGYPITPQSELVAYMARRLPEVGGLFLQAESEVAAINMVYGAAGTGVRVMTSSSSPGFSLKQEGISYLVGAELPALIVNVVRGGPGLGNIQPAQSDYFQVTKGGGHGDYHTPVLAPSTLQEIIDLTEAAFDIADRYRTPVILLGDGMLGQMMEPVEFKELSEREPEQKEWATTGTRGDGKPRIISSLELNADALEKRNELLQKKFALIKQNESRYETFETEDADYIVTAYGTAARIAMNAINKVRKDGLKIGMIRPITLWPFPEQPFIETRDRVKGYLSVEMSAGQMVEDVRLAVEGRAPVSFFGRTGGVVPTQEEIYDQIIKLAGGVEV, from the coding sequence ATGGGGAAAGTACTTATGAAGGGCAACGAAGTCATCGCGGAAGCTGCTGTCCATGCGGGCTGCAAGTATTTTTTCGGCTATCCGATCACACCGCAGAGTGAGCTCGTTGCCTATATGGCCAGAAGGCTTCCCGAGGTTGGCGGGTTATTTTTACAGGCGGAAAGTGAAGTTGCAGCGATCAATATGGTATATGGAGCGGCCGGAACCGGTGTGCGCGTAATGACATCATCATCGAGCCCGGGTTTCAGCCTGAAGCAGGAAGGAATCTCTTATCTGGTTGGTGCAGAACTGCCGGCCCTGATTGTGAATGTTGTCCGTGGAGGTCCTGGACTTGGCAATATCCAGCCTGCGCAATCGGACTATTTCCAGGTGACAAAAGGAGGAGGCCATGGTGATTATCATACGCCTGTACTGGCTCCGTCCACATTACAGGAAATCATTGACCTGACAGAAGCGGCGTTTGATATCGCTGACCGCTACCGGACGCCCGTCATCCTGCTAGGAGACGGCATGCTCGGACAGATGATGGAACCTGTTGAGTTCAAAGAGCTAAGTGAAAGAGAGCCGGAACAGAAGGAATGGGCTACGACCGGTACCCGCGGTGATGGAAAACCTAGAATTATCTCATCCCTTGAATTGAATGCCGATGCGCTTGAAAAACGGAATGAACTTTTACAGAAAAAATTCGCCTTGATCAAGCAAAATGAATCCAGATACGAAACATTTGAAACCGAAGATGCTGATTATATCGTAACTGCTTACGGAACAGCAGCAAGGATTGCCATGAATGCAATCAATAAAGTACGGAAGGACGGACTGAAAATCGGAATGATCCGGCCGATCACGCTCTGGCCATTCCCTGAGCAGCCGTTCATTGAAACACGTGACAGGGTAAAGGGCTATCTATCAGTAGAGATGAGTGCAGGCCAAATGGTTGAGGATGTCAGGCTTGCTGTCGAGGGCCGGGCCCCGGTTTCATTCTTTGGCCGTACTGGCGGGGTCGTACCTACGCAGGAGGAAATCTATGACCAAATAATCAAACTGGCAGGGGGTGTCGAGGTATGA
- a CDS encoding NCS2 family permease, with translation MKNFFQFAERNTNYKQETLAGITTFLSMAYILVVNPLILSQAGMDKGAVFTATALSAIIGSLLIGLLANFPIGIAPSMGLNSFFTFTVCIGMGVEWQVALTGVFIAGILFVILSLLKIREKIINVIPQDLKHAIAGGIGFFVAFIGLKNAGIIIGSEATFVSIGDLTSGPVLLALFGFIISVIMMVRGISGGIFYGMVIATIIGIFTGLIEKPTAIVGSIPDISPTFGVVFNHLGDIFAPDVLAVIFTFLFVAFFDTAGALIAVASQAGLLKDNKIPNAGRALLADAGSAVAGAVLGTSTTASFVESSAGIAVGGRTGFTSVIIAACFGVAMLFSPILSVITPEVTAPALIIVGALMATEISKINWNNLSVIIPSFVTIIMMPLTSSVATGIALGFILYPLMMVGMGNQREVHPIMYVLGFLFISYLVYI, from the coding sequence ATGAAAAACTTTTTCCAGTTCGCTGAACGAAATACAAATTATAAACAGGAAACACTTGCCGGCATCACGACATTTTTGTCGATGGCGTACATTCTTGTCGTCAATCCTTTAATCCTCAGCCAGGCTGGAATGGATAAGGGGGCTGTTTTTACAGCTACTGCTTTGTCTGCGATTATTGGCTCGCTGCTGATCGGCCTGCTGGCAAATTTCCCGATTGGAATTGCTCCAAGCATGGGCTTGAATTCATTTTTCACTTTCACCGTCTGTATCGGCATGGGAGTTGAGTGGCAAGTCGCCCTTACCGGTGTATTCATCGCTGGTATTCTTTTCGTCATCCTCAGTCTATTGAAAATCCGCGAAAAAATCATCAATGTCATCCCTCAGGATCTTAAGCATGCAATTGCTGGAGGAATCGGCTTTTTCGTCGCCTTCATCGGTTTGAAAAATGCGGGGATCATCATTGGCAGCGAAGCAACATTCGTCTCAATCGGCGACCTGACATCAGGCCCAGTCCTGCTTGCCCTGTTCGGCTTCATCATCAGTGTGATCATGATGGTTCGCGGAATCAGCGGCGGCATCTTTTATGGAATGGTGATTGCCACCATCATTGGCATATTCACTGGCTTGATTGAAAAGCCAACAGCAATCGTCGGGTCTATTCCTGATATTTCACCCACATTTGGTGTCGTCTTTAACCATTTGGGAGATATTTTCGCTCCAGATGTCCTTGCCGTCATTTTCACATTCTTGTTTGTCGCGTTCTTTGATACTGCCGGAGCCCTTATTGCGGTAGCCAGCCAGGCTGGTCTTTTGAAGGACAATAAAATTCCCAATGCAGGCCGCGCACTTCTTGCGGATGCGGGTTCTGCGGTAGCCGGTGCAGTACTTGGCACCTCCACAACGGCATCATTCGTCGAGTCATCGGCAGGCATCGCTGTCGGCGGGCGGACAGGTTTCACTTCAGTGATTATTGCGGCTTGTTTCGGGGTGGCGATGCTCTTCTCGCCGATCCTGTCTGTTATCACACCTGAAGTAACCGCCCCGGCACTTATCATCGTCGGTGCATTGATGGCAACTGAAATCAGTAAAATCAACTGGAACAACCTTTCTGTGATTATCCCATCATTCGTGACAATCATCATGATGCCGCTCACTTCAAGTGTCGCAACAGGAATCGCTCTCGGCTTCATTCTTTACCCATTAATGATGGTCGGCATGGGTAACCAGAGAGAAGTCCATCCGATCATGTATGTACTTGGCTTCTTGTTTATTAGTTATTTAGTATATATTTAA
- a CDS encoding Gfo/Idh/MocA family oxidoreductase, translated as MLKIGVIGLGDIAQKAYLPIFAEKGDIEFHLFTRDFARLKNLGAKYRFSHLHLSLDELIESGIKGAFVHSATESHYDIVKQLLLSGIHVYVDKPIAYEYEKARELTELAEEKGLILMTGFNRRYAPAYKQLAELKEPNMVIMQKNRKSLPGEIRHFILDDFIHVVDTLRFLFPYQIKRVNVTGKKNGAFLHHVVIQLQAEEGIAIGIMNRDSGVVEERVEVFQPNEKRTALNVSELLLQENKSETKLGGSDWEPTLHKRGFEQIVFDFIQAVSNDKEPLITAKDSLETQKICEGIVKELETL; from the coding sequence ATGCTGAAGATTGGCGTCATTGGTTTAGGGGATATTGCGCAAAAAGCCTATCTGCCAATTTTTGCGGAGAAGGGGGATATTGAGTTCCATCTTTTCACGCGCGATTTTGCAAGGCTGAAAAATCTAGGTGCCAAGTACAGGTTTTCCCATCTTCATTTAAGTCTGGATGAGCTGATTGAGAGTGGGATTAAGGGAGCTTTTGTACACAGTGCAACTGAATCACATTATGACATTGTAAAACAACTGCTCTTGTCTGGAATCCATGTGTATGTCGACAAACCGATTGCCTATGAGTATGAAAAAGCCAGGGAGTTGACAGAGCTAGCTGAGGAAAAAGGCTTGATATTGATGACTGGCTTTAACCGAAGATATGCACCGGCTTATAAACAACTGGCGGAGTTGAAGGAACCAAATATGGTGATCATGCAGAAAAACAGGAAGAGCCTGCCCGGGGAAATCCGCCATTTCATTCTCGATGACTTCATCCATGTGGTGGATACACTAAGATTTTTATTTCCCTATCAAATCAAGCGCGTCAATGTGACTGGAAAGAAAAACGGTGCTTTTTTGCATCATGTAGTCATTCAGCTGCAGGCGGAAGAGGGCATTGCAATCGGCATCATGAACCGTGACAGCGGTGTGGTCGAGGAAAGGGTTGAGGTCTTCCAACCAAATGAAAAGCGGACAGCCTTGAATGTATCCGAGCTTTTATTGCAAGAAAATAAGTCTGAAACAAAGCTGGGAGGAAGCGATTGGGAGCCAACCCTTCACAAGCGCGGCTTCGAGCAGATTGTTTTTGACTTTATCCAGGCCGTCAGCAACGATAAAGAACCTTTAATAACAGCGAAGGATTCTCTGGAGACGCAAAAAATTTGCGAGGGAATCGTGAAAGAATTAGAGACACTTTAA
- a CDS encoding thioredoxin family protein, translated as MIIKVLGPGCEKCKSLEESINAAVSEAGVAAVVELVEDKKEIAKYKVKSTPTLVIDEKVVSAGKQLSAQEVKGLF; from the coding sequence ATGATCATCAAAGTGTTGGGTCCTGGATGCGAAAAGTGCAAAAGTCTTGAAGAGAGTATTAATGCTGCTGTAAGTGAAGCGGGAGTCGCAGCGGTAGTTGAACTGGTGGAAGACAAGAAGGAAATCGCAAAGTATAAGGTGAAGAGTACTCCAACTTTGGTCATTGATGAAAAAGTTGTTTCTGCGGGAAAACAATTGTCGGCGCAGGAAGTGAAGGGGTTATTTTAA
- a CDS encoding 2-oxoacid:acceptor oxidoreductase family protein — translation MEEILIAGFGGQGVMSMGQLIAYAGMKEGKFVSWLPSYGPEQRGGTANCAVVVSEEQVGSPLVSRPTTAIVLNNPSYEKFEPMVRAGGLLIVNSSLISKGSERTDIRVLNIDATDKANELGNPKVANMILLGAFLEETGILSDDSILEALKKVLSPEKHSLLEINRQALELGRSLANIAAI, via the coding sequence ATGGAGGAAATATTGATTGCCGGCTTTGGCGGCCAGGGAGTCATGTCGATGGGCCAGTTGATTGCTTATGCTGGGATGAAGGAAGGAAAGTTTGTATCATGGCTGCCTTCATACGGTCCCGAGCAGCGAGGGGGAACTGCAAACTGTGCAGTCGTTGTCAGCGAGGAACAGGTAGGTTCTCCGCTCGTTTCCAGACCGACGACAGCGATCGTGCTGAATAACCCTTCATATGAAAAATTTGAACCGATGGTCAGAGCTGGCGGGTTATTAATAGTGAACTCATCTTTGATTTCAAAAGGATCAGAAAGAACTGATATAAGAGTTTTAAATATTGATGCAACCGACAAGGCGAACGAGCTAGGGAATCCAAAAGTCGCAAATATGATCCTGCTTGGAGCGTTCCTGGAGGAAACAGGCATACTGTCTGATGACTCCATTTTGGAAGCATTGAAAAAAGTGCTTTCTCCGGAAAAGCACTCTCTTTTGGAAATCAATCGCCAGGCACTCGAACTCGGCCGGTCTTTAGC
- a CDS encoding thiamine pyrophosphate-dependent enzyme — protein MIMKTVFEKTSGLTDNQTHYCPGCTHGIIHRMVGEVLEEMGILEDTVGVASVGCSVLSYEYFNCDMTQAAHGRAPAVATGIKRVLPDRFVFTYQGDGDLASIGIAEAVHAAARGENITVIFVNNAIYGMTGGQMAPTTLVGQKTATTPFGRDGSIQGLPIRVSEMLSTLDGTAYIERVSTHDVPNILKAKKAIRKAFETQKQGLGFSMVEVLSSCPTNWGLDPNESLDWIKDNMVPAYPLGVYKDAQKGDVR, from the coding sequence ATGATAATGAAGACCGTGTTTGAGAAAACATCCGGATTGACGGATAACCAGACGCACTATTGTCCCGGCTGTACGCACGGAATCATCCACAGGATGGTAGGCGAAGTACTCGAGGAAATGGGGATTCTGGAGGATACAGTTGGAGTCGCTTCTGTTGGATGCTCTGTCCTGTCCTATGAATATTTCAATTGTGATATGACCCAAGCTGCCCATGGCAGAGCCCCGGCTGTCGCAACAGGCATCAAGCGCGTTTTGCCTGACCGCTTTGTTTTTACCTACCAGGGAGATGGCGACCTTGCCTCAATTGGAATTGCCGAGGCTGTCCATGCTGCTGCAAGAGGTGAAAACATCACTGTCATTTTTGTGAATAATGCGATTTATGGAATGACTGGAGGACAAATGGCGCCGACAACATTGGTTGGCCAGAAAACGGCCACGACTCCATTCGGCCGGGATGGGAGCATCCAGGGTTTGCCGATCAGGGTGAGCGAAATGCTGTCAACCCTTGATGGAACAGCCTATATTGAAAGAGTTTCAACGCATGATGTACCGAACATCCTCAAAGCGAAGAAAGCAATCCGCAAAGCATTTGAAACACAGAAGCAAGGACTCGGTTTCTCTATGGTCGAAGTCCTTTCCAGTTGTCCGACAAACTGGGGACTTGATCCAAATGAATCGCTGGATTGGATAAAGGATAATATGGTACCTGCCTATCCTCTTGGTGTGTATAAGGATGCACAGAAGGGGGATGTTCGTTGA
- a CDS encoding DegV family protein, with the protein MTTLNEIAWVTDSTSGLTEEFIKNNHIYVVPLSIIFGEESYLEGVDITAEDFYPKLAASKVLPKTSQPAIGEFVELYQKLKEQYKHAIAIHASSALTGTFQSSVAASSMVDFKVDVIDSKIGSYPLGRMVEKGVELQKEGKSYAEIVSYLKTLPDKANLYMAPGSLEQLHKGGRLSTTQVIIGSLIKLKLIVRFDDGKVVLFDKIRTEKKVKERLFQIFEESSVNVKEASVIHGNVKELAEDWCAELQQRFPEVSFTTTTFSPVAGTHTGQGTIGLAWINE; encoded by the coding sequence ATGACGACATTAAATGAAATTGCATGGGTAACCGACAGCACATCTGGACTTACTGAAGAATTCATAAAAAATAACCATATATACGTTGTGCCTTTAAGTATTATTTTTGGTGAGGAATCATATCTGGAAGGTGTAGACATCACTGCAGAGGATTTCTATCCAAAGCTGGCAGCATCAAAAGTCCTTCCTAAAACATCCCAGCCTGCGATCGGGGAGTTTGTGGAACTTTACCAGAAGCTAAAGGAGCAGTACAAGCATGCGATTGCCATCCACGCTTCGAGCGCACTCACAGGAACCTTCCAATCATCTGTCGCAGCATCAAGCATGGTCGATTTCAAAGTCGATGTAATTGACTCTAAAATAGGTTCCTACCCATTGGGGCGCATGGTTGAAAAGGGCGTTGAACTGCAGAAGGAAGGCAAGTCGTATGCAGAAATTGTTTCATATTTAAAAACGCTTCCTGATAAGGCCAATTTATACATGGCACCGGGCAGTTTAGAGCAGCTGCATAAGGGCGGCCGTTTATCGACCACTCAGGTGATTATCGGCAGCTTGATCAAATTAAAGCTGATTGTCAGGTTCGATGATGGCAAGGTAGTTCTTTTTGATAAAATCAGGACAGAAAAAAAGGTCAAAGAGCGCCTGTTTCAAATTTTTGAAGAGTCTTCAGTCAATGTGAAGGAAGCCAGTGTCATCCATGGCAACGTAAAGGAATTGGCTGAGGATTGGTGTGCTGAACTTCAACAGCGTTTTCCTGAAGTATCTTTCACAACCACTACATTCAGCCCGGTTGCCGGTACCCATACAGGGCAGGGAACCATCGGCCTCGCCTGGATCAATGAATAG
- a CDS encoding phospholipid phosphatase has protein sequence MDPYIYGLYSLAYLFLFLWGLKLSVQYGFFSWLNVLLLVTFGLIYDNLVLSMGSIIGEGPFLEGLNGMRYWFHAFFTPLLILFSAAAVRKTGIHWLKERTGLILTGAFTLAMVIAELIQNTLGLELEPARNYGVLSYESTGSHGPPIMIIGVTVALLIAGVILWKKLKWKWMAVGVILMGIGSAVPIPIDSDAATNGFELILLISLWATKAFLDKRSEQAV, from the coding sequence ATGGACCCTTATATCTACGGATTATATTCCCTCGCCTACTTGTTTTTATTCCTGTGGGGACTAAAATTATCCGTCCAGTATGGATTTTTTTCGTGGCTGAATGTTCTTTTGCTCGTTACCTTCGGCTTGATATATGACAATCTTGTCCTTTCGATGGGGAGCATAATTGGAGAAGGCCCCTTTTTAGAAGGCTTAAATGGGATGCGTTACTGGTTTCACGCATTCTTTACCCCACTGCTGATTTTATTTTCAGCAGCAGCAGTCAGGAAGACAGGGATTCACTGGCTAAAGGAACGCACAGGACTTATCCTGACAGGAGCCTTCACCCTTGCAATGGTTATCGCGGAACTTATACAAAACACCCTCGGCTTGGAGCTTGAGCCCGCCCGCAATTACGGAGTATTAAGCTATGAATCAACTGGTTCACATGGGCCTCCAATCATGATCATTGGCGTAACCGTTGCTTTGCTGATTGCAGGGGTTATCCTCTGGAAAAAATTGAAGTGGAAATGGATGGCCGTCGGTGTCATATTGATGGGAATCGGCAGTGCTGTGCCAATTCCAATTGATAGTGACGCCGCCACGAATGGCTTCGAATTAATTTTACTGATTTCATTATGGGCGACTAAGGCTTTCCTTGATAAAAGATCAGAACAGGCCGTGTGA
- a CDS encoding 4Fe-4S binding protein yields the protein MEQRVVFNEETCKSCKLCVNACPTNVIYLADYLNEKGYRPAVVTDQENCISCGKCAQMCPDSVITVYRPEKVRKSV from the coding sequence GTGGAGCAGAGAGTTGTTTTTAACGAGGAAACCTGCAAATCATGCAAGCTGTGCGTGAATGCTTGTCCAACCAATGTGATTTATCTTGCTGATTACTTGAATGAAAAAGGCTACCGGCCGGCAGTTGTGACAGACCAGGAAAATTGCATCAGCTGCGGCAAATGTGCCCAAATGTGTCCGGATTCGGTCATCACTGTCTATAGGCCAGAAAAGGTAAGGAAATCTGTTTAG
- a CDS encoding aldo/keto reductase, producing the protein MPQNLQDTTTLHNGVKMPWFGLGVFKVQEGSEVVESVKAALGNGYKSIDTAAVYKNEEGVGQAIKEAGIPREELFITTKVWNADQGYETTLQAFEASMDKLGLDYLDLYLIHWPVAGKYKETWKALEKLYKDGRVRAIGVSNFHVHHLKDLMADAEIKPMVNQVEYHPHLAQTELLQFCKAEGIQMEAWSPLKQGELLSEPTIVEIAEKHEKSPAQVILRWDLQNEVVTIPKSIKEHRIIQNADIFDFELTAEDMDRLNSLNKDERVGPDPDNFDF; encoded by the coding sequence ATGCCACAAAATCTCCAGGATACAACGACATTACATAATGGTGTCAAAATGCCATGGTTTGGGCTTGGTGTGTTCAAGGTTCAGGAAGGATCTGAAGTTGTAGAATCTGTTAAAGCGGCGCTTGGAAATGGCTACAAGAGCATCGACACCGCGGCGGTTTACAAGAACGAGGAAGGCGTGGGACAGGCGATCAAGGAAGCTGGTATTCCGCGTGAGGAATTGTTTATTACGACAAAGGTCTGGAATGCTGACCAGGGGTATGAAACAACGCTTCAGGCATTTGAAGCAAGCATGGACAAGCTGGGCCTTGACTACCTTGATCTTTACTTGATACACTGGCCAGTTGCGGGCAAATATAAGGAAACGTGGAAGGCTCTTGAAAAACTATACAAAGACGGCCGAGTGCGCGCAATCGGTGTTAGCAACTTCCATGTTCACCATCTTAAAGACTTGATGGCCGATGCTGAAATCAAGCCAATGGTCAACCAAGTCGAGTATCATCCTCATCTGGCCCAGACAGAGCTGCTCCAATTCTGCAAAGCCGAAGGAATTCAAATGGAAGCATGGTCTCCTTTGAAGCAAGGGGAGCTTTTATCAGAACCAACGATCGTCGAAATCGCTGAAAAACACGAAAAATCACCAGCACAAGTGATTCTCCGCTGGGATTTACAAAACGAAGTGGTCACGATTCCTAAATCGATCAAGGAACACCGAATTATCCAAAATGCAGATATTTTCGATTTTGAGCTTACGGCCGAAGATATGGACCGTTTGAATAGC